The Electrophorus electricus isolate fEleEle1 chromosome 24, fEleEle1.pri, whole genome shotgun sequence DNA window AAGAGACCGGACCTGACAGATGTCCGCGTTTGCCTAGACTAGCACTGAATgatgtggggagagagaaacaaggtCATTCCTCCTCatccagagagggagaggagactgTAGCTGACTGCTGTGACACTGCTGGGACTCTATCGCTAGCGGATCTCACGCTGTCCCCTGCTCTCCTTCTGCCTCGCAGCAGCAGGTGGCGGTGCTCTCAGGAGTGGGCGGCATGGTGCGTCCAGTGACCGGCACCGACACTGGCATCCGCAGGGCTGAGATCCGACCGGGCCTCCGCGAAGTCATCCTGTGCAAGGACCAGGACAGCAAGGTCGGCCTCCGGCTGCGAGACATTGACAACGTGAGTAAGGTCGACCACGGGTGCATCTTTCCTGGCATGCACAGCATGCACCTGACCTGGAAATGCAGTACAGAGGTTCTCGTGTTAAGCCAGTGTCtcccacctctttctctccctccctgcctcctccaGGGTGTGTTCATTCAGCTGGTGCAGGCGAATTCCCCAGCGGCGCTGGCCGGCCTGCGCTTCGGAGACCAGATCCTGCAGATCAACGGGCAGAACTGTGCCGGCTGGAGCACAGACAAGGCCCACAAGGCCCTGAAAGTGGCAGCTGAGCAGCGCATCGAGCTCATTGTCCGCGACAGGTGTGCCATGCTTCTTCAGTCAGGCACGGCACTCAGAGCTGTTGGGGAGAGCACAACACAGACCACAGCAGGGCCATGATACAGATGGGCTCAGTTTATTCATACTTGCAGAGCAGTGAGTGTCTGGGTGTCACTGGGTTTCACTCAGACATCGCAAAGATGGTGGGAACGTGATGTCCTGATATTTGTGTTCAGCAGTGAAATACTAATTTAACCACATCGATAAACACGTTAATGGGTAGGACCACTGTGCATGCATTAGTCCTATTCTTTGACTAAATTGTAATGTCTGTGCTGAATCACTGTGGAAATTCCCCATAAGTTTAATTAATCTTGGTTTGGGAAGCCATTGTTTAATGCCCAggtgtaaaattaaatatgtggATCTTGTAGTTTAAACTAACTCAATGAATGGGAATAATATTGACTCagatattgttttcatttaagaGTGAGTTTGTAAATTGTAATGGTCTAGAAAGGGTTGCAAAAATCGAGCAAGATGAGTAATGCTGTTATGCTCAGGCCACTGAACAACTAGCTCTGGCGCCTCCCTGTGGACATCTGTACGAGCAGCCTGTCAGCAGTGCACATCCCCACTGAACCTCTGTGAAAGTATAGTAAAAACTTGAATGGTGTCACAGCGCTGCTTGGAAGGAAGAAGTCAGTAGTATTTAACTGATGCATCACTGTAGACTGTACCATTTCACTGTACTTCTCATGTTTGGTGCTGAGGTGGAGAACCATGTGGACTAGTTGTTTGTGAGTGACTGACCTTGTTAATGCTGCCTTGCTCAAAGGCCCTTCCAGCGCACAGTGACCATGCACAAGGACAGCTCTGGTCACGTGGGCTTCATCTTTAAGTCTGGCCGCATCACTTCCCTGGTGAAGGATGGCTCTGCTGCCCGCAATGGCCTGCTCACCGAACACTACATCTGCGAGATCAATGGCCAAAATGTCATTGGACTCaaggtgagaggcagagagagtgactgGCATGTTGCCTGAAAGTCTGGAGTCGTTTTGCACTGAAATGCGAGCTACATTAAAGGGATGGAACTGGTTGTGTGATGTAATACAGAAGGACATCAAATACACTTTAAATGTACTTCACTTTGTAATGCACCAGGATGCCTGTCGTGTCAGTGCGGGTTTTAATTGCTCATATTATGTGCTTCCATAGGATCCTCAGATTAAAGACATCCTGACCACATCTCCCTCTGCCATGACCATCACCATCATGCCAAAGGTCATCTATGAACACATGATTAAGAGGTAATAACACCCAAGGTACCCATGGCCATTTGACTTGATTTTCCGGATGTATTGACGGTGTGATGCCCAATTACATACATAAGGCAAAATGTGACTGCTGAAACTAGAATCATGGGATATTGTTTTTGAGGGCACCAAAACTGCACATAAGGGATCCTGTGCAGATTAAAGAAAAGCACTCTTCTCAGTTTCATTATGTCATTTATTCCTTGTAAACTAGTTAGGCTGGGCATAGAGCTTGAGCTTTGCAAATGTTTATTCAGTGTCTCTTCATAACCTGCATGTACTAAAGAAATTGAGAAAGCCAAGTTAAGTTTGTTTGGAGCTCGTGAAAAACACCTTTTCAGTCTTACAAATGGCACAGAGTTTGTGAACGTAGAGGAGCTTTAACTTGACACACTTCAGTCTGTGCTTGGGCGAGTGAAGCTGCAGCTCTAACCGTGGACTTTCTACAGGGTGTGGGGGAGCCTCCTGCTCTTTCACACTTGGTCCACAGGACTATAAATTTTGCTTACCATCAATACAATACGGAACCATATTCATCACATATGACATGAGAGTTCATGCCAAGGGGAGAGTTTCACTGTGCAGACTAAATCCTTTGCCAAGGTTCATACATTACCAGCACAATTGCAGAgattcacttaaaaaaaacaaaaaaacaaacaaaaaaaaaaccctaaaaaaacccaaacttaAGATATGTTCCTGGTGTTAAGCAGTGTCCTTTTAACGCATGAGCCCAGTACTAaatgctgctgttctctcttgCAGGATGTCGAGTGGCCTGCTTAGGTCTGCGATGGACCACTCTGTGCCAGAGGTCTGAGTCTTTTGCCCACAGTGGCGCCTTTCACAATGCCTACAATCTCCAGCCTTCCTGTTGGAACCTCCTACCACAAGCATTGTCTGTGTCGCTGAACAGATGATCCTTTTCAATCATGCTCATTTATAACATAAGTAAATTGCCTTATTTCTACTATAGATATTGAACATTATTGCATATCcggttcatttttttttctatcttcCTTGTTACTATTGATGTTCAATTATGTCTTTTATATGTAATGATAATCCAATCTGTCACTGAGCGTTACCGTCTTTGAGTAGTACTTTTTAACGAAATACCTTTAGATTAGTTAGTGGacaaatggggggggggtcaaaagATAGGTTTGCTCCAGGGCTTCCAAAGGATTACGGGCATTGAATCCAAAATTACAGCCATCTGCCACTATGCACTGGATTCTACCATCTGTACGAAGTTCAGATAATACACCTGTGTGCCAAGAAGGATTTACGCTGCCAGACTGAAAACAGGGAAGATTtgatcagtttttgtttttaaagaatttaattcttcttcattttatatataaactgtttgtttttgtttcaaatgtATCTTTGATAACACACCACCTGTAAATCCTAGGATCGTTAAAGATTTATATATGAATGTAGCTTCAAGAtagtgtaattattattaaaaataaataaatacttataCTGGTGATTCAGCATGGTATATGAATTcgaaatgacatttttaaaatgcctggGTTTACATGTGCTGCTCACCAGAAGGGTACCACAACCTTTTTCACCCTGATGTCATGTAATCAAAGTTCCTTTAGGTTTATAGCTCCTaaacacaaaactaaaaaaggacaaaaggaaaagagagagaatcttTCCCATGCTGTTTAATATAGATCCTTTTGTTTTATACAGAGCAGTGAGTGAAAATGGCATAATGGCTGTGAACAGTGATGCCTGTGCGCACTATTGCTATTGGAATATCTGACTTAGGACTGTATATTCTCTCTGATAACATGGATAGACATATTACTAAACCTATGTGGGTGTTTGACAGAAACCACTTTAATGAACTGACATTGCAAACACTTTCCAGAAAGAAAACACTTAATTTGATCTCCACATTGAAAGAaccatttgggggggggggactatataaataatatatattaaaataagacAATACACATTCAATTCTAGCTTTGTGAACTcacccacttcattagaaaATCCCACCTTATAGCAACATCTACAACATAATTGGAGAATATAGCTTATCTGTGACCATGCACTTTTTGGGTTAGCCACCTTCTAGCTCTGTATCTGGTCAGTATCTGGCCACAGAGCCACTATTgcctgaggaggaggaggctgtgAGTGAAAACTAGCAGGACTACCTGCAACACCGTGTTAGTCTCACTACATCATGTCACTACCGTGTTAGTGTCACTACTACACTGAAGGTTCTGCTGTCCAAAGTGATTCATGGTCAACAGTGGAAACTGGCTAAAGATGAATGTGGTTGCTGACAAACAGTGAAGGGTATTGCAGTGTAGAATGATACACCTGCAAAGTGCACATAAAGTGCCAGCCAGGCTTACAGGGTGTATTTACTGATCAGTgaatgtaatacatttgtaCAATGTGATGTAACCTCCATAGGAAAAATGATCAATCTTACTAGTTTTTTCATTCAATACTAGGCCCTACACAATGTTGGAGGATGTAGTGCGATAATGGATTACTACAGAAATTACCTATATTAATCTTAAAAAATCAATTATAGTGGTAGAATTGCAATTTAGATATAATCTGTGAATTTTGACCCAAGCAAGGTAGCTTGCATCTACCACCAAtaacacataatacacataatgTCTTTTGTGGTATGGTGAGGGACAATATCAAACTTATGAGTTATAccacatcacaaaaaaaatccagagCATAGCAGTATGACTGATGCTGAACTGCAGTGTCATTAGTATATGGTAATAAGAGTGTCTAATAATACTTGCTCTTCTATTTATAGAGTACACATATAAAGAATGTTTCACAGCTATGTGTTGGTTTGTGGAATCCTGGCTGCTGTGTAAGTAGGGCATGTAATAACGTGGTTCATCTATTGATGCACATCAGAGTAATGGGAAGGGTGAGGTGGTGCTTTAGCGGTGTTCTATaaatctgttttcatttatcAGTCAGAGGTCACATTCTGGGATAAATGAGGCATTGAAGAGAACAAAGACTAATTCAGTAAAACTCTTAATTTGAAGATTCAggcatacacgtatatacacacacacacacaaattatggTCCCCTCACTACCACATGAGGAGTCCATTATGTAAGGTAAataatgtacattattattCAACTTTACCATGAAACAGGATCCACCTACACACCTCCAGCAAAATATGGCTTTAAGAAAAGCATGACAAGGCCTTATATGTTAATTCAGCACAAACATCAGGCTTTGCAACAGCATCAAAGgtcatttagtcatttaaaCAGTTCCCTTGAGTGGCTAAGCAACTAGAGGTAAtggtttgtggtttgtttttacaaGTTGTTCAAAAACCACTTGATGAAGTTAGCATTCAGATTCTTATACATATTTTGATCAGACTGGAACATACAAATGACACACAATTGCCAGTCATTTGGAATCTCAACAGACACTGAAAGATTaaaattatgaatatattttagaaTCTGCCATACTTTCATTGTCTCATACGCTCCCACAAAAGAGCTGGATTGAGGCCAGCATACAGAGATAAAATTACACAGTAAAACTATCAGTGAATATTGTACCATTACACAAACCTCAACAAAAAGATTGACGTGGTTTCACGAGAGAAATGCAACAACACAAGCCAGAACGGCCTGGTAAACCCACCCTCAtttaacacacaccacagtatAGAAATGAGCTAGTGGACAGCAAGACAACATTTCAATCTGCACATTTTAAGACGAAGGAGAGTGTAGAATGAAAGGCAACTCATTTTTGAGAAAGAAATTTACTGCAACTAAACAATCTATATTTTACTGATTATCCAATGCATTATGATTTCTACCAGATTGTACAATGTGGTTGGAGCAAAAACAGGTACACACAAATAGGTGAGTCTTGGGATTTAAATAGTGTCCTTCGTAAATATCTGACTGAGATACAAACAAAGGAAAACGGACTAAAAGTTCAAGTAGCTGCTGATAAAGTGAATTTTAGTGCAATCAATGTCAGTAAATGTCACTCCACACTGAGGCgattgaaaaaaaagaacatttccaACACATCATGATGGAAATAGGAAACATTTCCAGTGAGGACTTTGGTAACGCAAAACTCTAAAAAAGACGTTACTACAAGTACCGCTGCAGTAAAGGGAATAAGCACACTGACAGTTTCTCAAGGTGCAAAAACAACAAGTACCTCTCGGTTCATTTATAGACCTGGAATCCTGCAAGTGCCATTTTCATTAGTTTAACTTTAATGTTGCAAAACTGTCTAATTGCTTGTTCTCCGTGCATCTTTTAACCTCTTACCCTTTTCACTTGTAACAAAAAACTCCAATAATTCTTCCATACTAACTCTGTACTGTTGTTCGACCATATCCTAATAATTTGGGTTTAGAATAAGAGAATAATGTTTTTGACACTTCCTATGGACTACGTTCTAGCAGTGACAGTGTCCATCTAGGACACTGGTGGCAGAAGCAAAGCATATAACTAGCTTAGCAGTAGCAGCCAGCCTGGCTCTATAAGCTGAAAGATGACTGTCATATATCAAATGCAGTCACTTGGGCATAATGGGTAAACTACAGCACCCGATCACCTTTAGTCATACAGGTGCTTTGGCTACACTGTACAgtgcacacaacacaaacacacacagttatgcgTATTAGCACACAAACAGTGTTACAACCCCCGCTTCCTGGTTTAGTCCCTGCCAGCCAGAGGGGTGCACTAAGGGACAGGaacaaaggaagacagagaatCGGATGTTTGTTCGGTCCTTTACTTCACACCTGAAGGCGCAATCAGCTAGGAGGATCCATCTGCGCCATATCTGTGTGGGGAACTATGTGGAGTCAGTCAGAAGTCCCGTCGGATGTGCAGTACAGGTATACCGCAGCTTCTTGTCCTGCCAGCTCTTCTTTGGAAACCTCATACATGGCTACTTTCTCAAAGATAAGGGCTACCGCTACCATGACATGATTGGAATTAGGATTAATGATGAATCCCCTTTTCTGCTTTCACTCCTTCCAACCTTTTGTTACGAATGACAGCAGCTCAGATGGTTAACTGATGGGCCAGGGCAGTGTGGGGCTCCATGGCCCTCTCTGAAGCTCAGGGGCTAACATCATATGCTCATGCCCCCTGGCCCCCCGCCGCCTGCAGGGTAGTGGCGCAAACCGCCTCCCCGGCGGAGGGAGTGGAGGGCCACGGTGCAGCAGCCTCGGAGGAGGGACCCGAAGTGGTACATGGGCTGTCCACCGCGGCACGGGCCCCGGCACAGCCATGCCAACGTGGGCACCACGGGCACGGCCACGGCCAGCAGGTCCACCAGGAAGTGGCGGCTCCAGTAGCTCTTCACAGGGACGCCACAGACAGATGCGCTGGAGTCCTTCACTCCAGTTGCTGCTTCTTCGTCGTCTTCGTCCTCGTCCACCTCCACAACAGTAACCCCGCCAGTGCCGGCCTGCTCGGCTTGTGAGGCACTATTCTGTGCCTGGGCTGTCAGCGGGGCGGGCTCACCCGTCTCCTCTGCCAATGGAAGACATTGGGCAGGAGCGGGGCTCGGCTGTTGATCTGGAGAGGGAGCAATTTCAGAGGGGTCAGTCGGCGGAATAGCAACATTAGTCATGGAGGCAGATGCTGTTTCCACGGATGCCTTAGAACAAGACTCTGCAGTGATGTTATCCGTAAGAGTGGGCTCTGTGGCAACAGGCAGCAAAGTGGCAGACGGCATGGCAGTACCCGCCACTGGGGCTGACTTGATGGCAACAGACTCCATGACAACAGGTTCCCTAGCAAATGTGGCTGTGGTAACGGATTCCGTGGTGACCGAGTCCAGGTCATCCCCCTCATCTGACAGCCAGGTGGACGTGGGACTGCAGGCCTGCGAGCGGAACGTGCGCTCGGCGATGGTGTCCAGCTCGGAGTGGGCACCGGCAAGGCCATGAGCCGGGGCCGATACTGGCCCGTTGTCGTGCTCCGTCTGGATGCCCTGCTCGCGCAGGTGGTGCAGGTACAGGTGGTGGTGCGACAGGCAGGGGTGGCTAACGCTCACGCCAACACCCTGCGGCATCCTGCTCAGGCCGCAGCGGAGCGGCGGTCTCCGGGGTTCTCCGTAGCCCAGCGCCTCACAGGTGGCTGAGTGCGGCAGGCGTGAGCAGGCGCTCAGCAGCGAGGCCGCCTCCTCCTGCAGACAGGCGGCCTCCAGCAGCAGCTCGGCCCGGGCACTGGGGCCCCCCACCTCCCCGCAGCACACGAAACCGCTGTCCTGCGTGCCCTCGCCCGACAGGCACGGCACGTCCGATCCGCTTATGCTGCCCTCGACCTCCTGCTCTGTCGCTGCCGCCTGGTCACTCAGCTTGGTGTAGGTAGAGCTGCGAGTCAACGAGTGCGCCGGCGAGCCCACGCACGACCCCGCTGGGCCCTCGGTGACCCCCAGCCCtgcccccaccacccctccccgGCCCAGGGCTTCCTTGGCCTCCTTGGCTGCGCCACACTGGGCCAGCTCCGCGCTCTGCAGCAGAGTCTCCAGCCTGTGGTTCTGCAGGTTGATGTCCTGGAAACACTTCTGCACGCCCGTGTCCGTCTCACCCAGGCTGGAGCGCACCACGTCGATCACCTGTTTGAGCTGCTGGATTTCCCTGCGCGCCTCCTTCAGGGCCAGCTGTGCCTCCACACGGTGGCACTCTTCCTCGATCCAGTCCTCCTGCATCCGTGACAGCTGGGTCCGCAGTTCATCGATCTCTGTGTCCCTGGGGAGTGTTTGAGATCAAAGATCAAaggggtggtgttagggaaaaaggagagaaaaagtaGAGTTACACTCACTTCAGTGTGAGTCAGTATTGCTTAGGGCTGATGGACAAACCCATTAGAATGTATTAGAAAGCTGTGCACTGTTGTAATGTGGAACAAATGAccaaatgcaaaacaatttatATGCAAAATACTCATCTGCCTGCCACATTGAGGAGAAATCTCCAGCCATAACAGATTCAAACATCAAAGAGTTTTTaattacatgtatatatggtgCTTTCTCCAATAAGATGTAATAAGACATGACAGTGTTTGGGGAGTTGTGGCAGTCTAGACCACAGA harbors:
- the sdcbp2 gene encoding syntenin-2 isoform X1, which encodes MSLYPSLEDLKVDKVMRAQAQFAQSTSSAPAITEAASPPVTQGMPSSSLYPNLEGLGEYMGLSLNSDEVQKNLALVPAVDNQQVAVLSGVGGMVRPVTGTDTGIRRAEIRPGLREVILCKDQDSKVGLRLRDIDNGVFIQLVQANSPAALAGLRFGDQILQINGQNCAGWSTDKAHKALKVAAEQRIELIVRDRPFQRTVTMHKDSSGHVGFIFKSGRITSLVKDGSAARNGLLTEHYICEINGQNVIGLKDPQIKDILTTSPSAMTITIMPKVIYEHMIKRMSSGLLRSAMDHSVPEV
- the sdcbp2 gene encoding syntenin-2 isoform X2; protein product: MSLYPSLEDLKVDKVMRAQAQFAQSTSSAPAITEAASPPVTQGMPSSSLYPNLEGLGEYMGLSLNSDEVQKNLALVPAVDNQVAVLSGVGGMVRPVTGTDTGIRRAEIRPGLREVILCKDQDSKVGLRLRDIDNGVFIQLVQANSPAALAGLRFGDQILQINGQNCAGWSTDKAHKALKVAAEQRIELIVRDRPFQRTVTMHKDSSGHVGFIFKSGRITSLVKDGSAARNGLLTEHYICEINGQNVIGLKDPQIKDILTTSPSAMTITIMPKVIYEHMIKRMSSGLLRSAMDHSVPEV
- the snphb gene encoding syntaphilin isoform X2; translation: MSSPVNKRSGSSPHSFDYCRFIELDYSPMEAGIMVSMRQSRGFLTPRSPDRHCRQSPAPVSNRDPYGNASLSSSSNSGSCKGSDGSPTHRRHMKYTSCTDNHGIKPPPPEQYLTPLQQKEVCIRHLRARLKDTIERLQDRDTEIDELRTQLSRMQEDWIEEECHRVEAQLALKEARREIQQLKQVIDVVRSSLGETDTGVQKCFQDINLQNHRLETLLQSAELAQCGAAKEAKEALGRGGVVGAGLGVTEGPAGSCVGSPAHSLTRSSTYTKLSDQAAATEQEVEGSISGSDVPCLSGEGTQDSGFVCCGEVGGPSARAELLLEAACLQEEAASLLSACSRLPHSATCEALGYGEPRRPPLRCGLSRMPQGVGVSVSHPCLSHHHLYLHHLREQGIQTEHDNGPVSAPAHGLAGAHSELDTIAERTFRSQACSPTSTWLSDEGDDLDSVTTESVTTATFAREPVVMESVAIKSAPVAGTAMPSATLLPVATEPTLTDNITAESCSKASVETASASMTNVAIPPTDPSEIAPSPDQQPSPAPAQCLPLAEETGEPAPLTAQAQNSASQAEQAGTGGVTVVEVDEDEDDEEAATGVKDSSASVCGVPVKSYWSRHFLVDLLAVAVPVVPTLAWLCRGPCRGGQPMYHFGSLLRGCCTVALHSLRRGGGLRHYPAGGGGPGGMSI
- the snphb gene encoding syntaphilin isoform X1 yields the protein MSSPVNKRSGSSPHRFNPLKALKPKWRLQQMLPCPSSAPPFDYCRFIELDYSPMEAGIMVSMRQSRGFLTPRSPDRHCRQSPAPVSNRDPYGNASLSSSSNSGSCKGSDGSPTHRRHMKYTSCTDNHGIKPPPPEQYLTPLQQKEVCIRHLRARLKDTIERLQDRDTEIDELRTQLSRMQEDWIEEECHRVEAQLALKEARREIQQLKQVIDVVRSSLGETDTGVQKCFQDINLQNHRLETLLQSAELAQCGAAKEAKEALGRGGVVGAGLGVTEGPAGSCVGSPAHSLTRSSTYTKLSDQAAATEQEVEGSISGSDVPCLSGEGTQDSGFVCCGEVGGPSARAELLLEAACLQEEAASLLSACSRLPHSATCEALGYGEPRRPPLRCGLSRMPQGVGVSVSHPCLSHHHLYLHHLREQGIQTEHDNGPVSAPAHGLAGAHSELDTIAERTFRSQACSPTSTWLSDEGDDLDSVTTESVTTATFAREPVVMESVAIKSAPVAGTAMPSATLLPVATEPTLTDNITAESCSKASVETASASMTNVAIPPTDPSEIAPSPDQQPSPAPAQCLPLAEETGEPAPLTAQAQNSASQAEQAGTGGVTVVEVDEDEDDEEAATGVKDSSASVCGVPVKSYWSRHFLVDLLAVAVPVVPTLAWLCRGPCRGGQPMYHFGSLLRGCCTVALHSLRRGGGLRHYPAGGGGPGGMSI